The DNA segment ATTCGCAGAATATAACAAGGAGCAACTCAACGATGGCATCGACGGGCGAGATCGATCGGGAAAAAGCCAAACAGGTCGCACAGCAGATCCTGGGCGACGTCGCGAGCGCGATGCATAGCGCGATGAATTTTATCGGCGACCGGCTCGGCCTGTTCAAGGCGATGAAGGACGCCGGACCGCTCACGGTCGAGCAGCTCGCCGCGCGCACCGGGCTCAACCGGCGCTACCTGCAGGAGTGGCTGAATTCGATGGCCGCGGCGCAATATCTCCAGTACGACCCGGCCGCGAAGACCTACCTGCTCACGCCCGAGTACGCGGTGGCGCTGGCCGAGGAGGGTTCGCCCTACTTCGTGGGATCGTATTTCCAGGTCGTGCAGGCGACGATGTCGGTCGCGCCCAAAGTGGCCGACGCGTTTCGCACCGGCGGCGGGCTGACCCAGGCCGACTATCCGCCGTGGATGTTCGAGGCGACCGAGCGCAATTCACGGCCGCGCTATCAGTTCAAGCTCGTGCGCAGATGGATCCCGGCGATGCCGCAGGTGCTCGAGCGCCTGCAGCGCGGCGGCGTCGCCGCGGACGTCGGATGCGGCGGCGGGCGCGCGGCGACCCTGATCGCCAGGGCGTTTCCGAACTCGCGTGTGTTCGGTTTCGATCTCCATGCCGAATCGATCGAGCGCGCGCGGCGCAACGCGGCCGAGGCCGGCGTCGCCGACCGCGTGACGTTCGAGCTGGCCAACGGCACCCAGCTGCCGGCAGGAAAGTTCGACCTCGTCACGACCTTCGACGTCGTCCACGATTCGGTCGATCCGATTGGACTGATGCGCTCGATCAAAAACTCGCTGACGCCCGGCGGCACCTACCTGGTGCAGGAGATCAACATTTCCTCCAACGTCGAGGAAAACGTCAAGCCGATGGGCAAACTGGTTTATTCGGTCAGCACGCTCTACTGCATGACGACTTCGCTGGCGCATGGGGGCGCCGGGATCGGCGCGGCGATGGGCGAGCCGAAGGCGCGCGAGCTCGCCGCGGCGGCCGGCTTCAGGCACTTCCGCAAGCTCCCCATCGAGGACGAATTCGCGGTCCTCTACGAACTGATGGCCTAGGCTAGTGTGATGTCCTGGAAATAAGTTCCATCCCAAGATGTCGAGGCCGTCATTCCGAGCGCAGCGAGGAATCCCGGTCTCGATGACACCGTGACGCTTTTCCGGATATGCGAGTTATTTGCGGGACCTCACGCTCGCGGCCTGGGGGCGGCGCGACGACCGAGGCGCTGCGACCCGGAGCGCCGTACGAATCACCCGCGCACCGGCCGCGCCGCGAAGGACCGGATGTCAGGCCGGCGCGATCTCGCCCATCCGACCTTCGCGGTAGTCCTCGAACGCCTTGACGATCTCTTCCTTCGTGTTCATCACGAAGGGGCCGTAACGCGCGACCGGCTCGCGCAGCGGCTTGCCCGCGATCAGCAGCACCTCCAGCGGCTCGCCGGCGCTTTCGGGCGCCGCGATCGAAATCGCGTCGCCATCACCCGCGAACGTCACCATCTGATGCTCCCGCGCCGTCCGCTCTTCGCGGCCCAGGCGTCCCTCGCCGCCGAAGACGTAGGCGAAGGCGTTGTACTCGGCCGGGACCGGCTGGATCACGCGCGCGCCTGGCTTTAGCGTGAAATGCAGGTAGATGATCGGCGTGCGGGTATCGATCACAGCCTTCTTGCCCATCGACTCGCCCGCGACCACGCGCACGGACGCGTTGCCGTCGGCGCTCACGGCGACTGGAATCCCGGCAGCGGGAATCTCCTGGTAGTGCGGACGGATCATCTTGTCGCGCCGCGGCAGGTTGACCCACAACTGAAAGCCGTGCATCCGGCCGCCCTGGCGCTGGAAGTCCGCGGCCGGCATCTCGGAATGCACCACGCCGGCGCCGGCGGTCATCCATTGTACGTCGCCCGGCCCCAGACGGCCCGCGTTGCCGTGGGAATCGCGATGCTCCATCTTGCCCGAGATCATGTAGGTCACGGTCTCGAAGCCGCGATGCGGATGGTCGGGCGCGCCCTTGGCCTCGCCCGGCCCGAGTTCCATCGGACCCATTTCGTCGAGCAGCAGAAAGGGATCGACCAGCGCCATCTCCTGGTTCGGGAATGGCCTGTTCACCACGAAGCCCGCGCCTTCGAGCTGGCGCGAAGCATTGACGACATTGCTCACGGAACGGATTTTTTGGCTATTTTCAGGGCCCGTTGTCATCGGATCGTCTCCTTGACCTTCAACGTAACCATCGTGTCAAGGACGGCGCCGAATGCCAACTCTCCGCCAGGTCGCGCGGCCGGACGGTACTGCCGCAGCGCGACGCGGCCGGGGCTTACGCGGCGGCCGGCTGTCGGATGAAATCCGGCATGATCTTGCTCGCAAAGAGATCGAAGGAGCGGCGCGTCTGCGCGGCGGTCAGATTGCCCCACGCGAACGCCAGCACCAGGTAGTCGCATCCCGACTCCTCGCAGAACTTTGCGATCTGGTCGCGCACCGAGGCGACCGATCCGCTGAAGCTCGCGCCCACCCGATGAAACAAGTCGTAGTCGTTGGGGAACGCGACCGCGAGCGTGTTGTAGTCGCGCCA comes from the Candidatus Binataceae bacterium genome and includes:
- a CDS encoding methyltransferase domain-containing protein, with protein sequence MASTGEIDREKAKQVAQQILGDVASAMHSAMNFIGDRLGLFKAMKDAGPLTVEQLAARTGLNRRYLQEWLNSMAAAQYLQYDPAAKTYLLTPEYAVALAEEGSPYFVGSYFQVVQATMSVAPKVADAFRTGGGLTQADYPPWMFEATERNSRPRYQFKLVRRWIPAMPQVLERLQRGGVAADVGCGGGRAATLIARAFPNSRVFGFDLHAESIERARRNAAEAGVADRVTFELANGTQLPAGKFDLVTTFDVVHDSVDPIGLMRSIKNSLTPGGTYLVQEINISSNVEENVKPMGKLVYSVSTLYCMTTSLAHGGAGIGAAMGEPKARELAAAAGFRHFRKLPIEDEFAVLYELMA
- a CDS encoding pirin family protein, translating into MSNVVNASRQLEGAGFVVNRPFPNQEMALVDPFLLLDEMGPMELGPGEAKGAPDHPHRGFETVTYMISGKMEHRDSHGNAGRLGPGDVQWMTAGAGVVHSEMPAADFQRQGGRMHGFQLWVNLPRRDKMIRPHYQEIPAAGIPVAVSADGNASVRVVAGESMGKKAVIDTRTPIIYLHFTLKPGARVIQPVPAEYNAFAYVFGGEGRLGREERTAREHQMVTFAGDGDAISIAAPESAGEPLEVLLIAGKPLREPVARYGPFVMNTKEEIVKAFEDYREGRMGEIAPA